AATGGCGGAAGAAGAGTACCTCATGGCCGGGTATCGTAGCAGGCCGTCAGAAGTTCGACCCGCAGTTTGGGCAATCGTGTTACGAGCGACGGGCTTCGAGGGCGGCGAGGCGCTCCCGGATGTCAATGGCGGTGCGCAGCTCGCGCTCCATGCCGTCGATCCTGGCGTCAACGCGACGGATCTCCGCGACGAGCTCGCCCTTCATGGAGCCCATCTCGGTCCGCAGAGAGCCCGTCTCGGACCGTAGGGAGCCCATCTCGGACCGTAGGGAGTCGACCTTCGTGGTGAGGCGTGCGTCCACGCCGTCGATTTTCTGATCCAGGCGTTGTATGTCGCCCCGGATGGCGTGCAGCTCCGGCGCGATGATGTCCTGGAAGGCCGACTTGACCTGATCGTAGAGCCCCACGCCTTTCATTGGATCAGCCCCTTCCGGCATGGTCAATGCCACGCCTAGGATACACTCATCGATGGATGACAGGCGAGCCACGACGTGACGACTGGACAGGGCCGTCCGTACCCGGTACCGTTTCAGCTTGAACCTGAGATTCGCGGGAGGCCTCAGCCCTCAAGGAGGGCAATGGCGTGAGCAGCCCGAGTAGTGAGGATCGGCTCGGACGCCGCGAGCTCCTGCAGCGGGGAGCGCTGGCGGGCCTCGGCATGAGCCTGCTTCCTCTGCGGGCATCCGCCCAGCCGGCGCCTCGGGGCGCGGGCAAGGTGCAGCGCTACGTCACCCTCGGCCGCACGGGGATGCAGATCTCCGATATCTCCTTCGGCGGAAGCCGGCTCGGAGCGGGCGAGGGCGACGTCGTCCGGCATGCTCTCGATAGAGGCATCAACTACTTCGACATCGCGGACAGCTACCGGGGCGGTGACTCGGAGACGACCGTCGGCGAGGCCCTGCGCGGCAAGCGCGACCGCGTCTACCTCGCGTCGAAGACCTACACGGGTCCCAGCGACCGCCGGGACTCCATGATGCGCTCGCTGGAGCAGAGCCTCCGGCGGCTCCGCACGGATTACGTGGATGTCTATTTCAACCACGCCGTCAACGACCTGGAGAGGCTGAAGAACCCCGAGTGGCACGAGTTCACCGTGCGCGCCAAGCAGCAGGGCAAGATCCGCTTCGTGGGTATGTCCGGCCACGCGGGACGGCTGATCGAATGCCTGGACTATGCCCTGGACACCAACGGCGTGGACGTCGTCCTCGTGGCCTACAACTTCGGCCAGGACCCCGCTTTCCACCAGGGATTGACGCGCTCGTTCGATTTCATCGCGCGCCAGCCCGACCTGCCCCGCGTTCTGCTGAAAGCGAAGGCCAAGGGCGTGGGCGTGATCGCCATGAAGACCCTGATGGGGGCGCGCCTCAACGACATGCGACCCTTCGAGAAGGGTGGCGCCACCTTCGCCCAGGCGGCCTTCCGCTGGGTGCTCTCGGGACGGAACGTGGACGCGCTGATCATCTCCATGACGAGCGGGAGCTCGATCGACGAGTACCTCGGGGCCTCGGGCTGGCAATCAGCGGCCAGCGACGATCTGCCGCTGCTGAAGCGCTACGCCCGGATGAACGGCGCCACCCACTGCCGCCACGGATGCCAGGATTGCCTGAGCGCCTGTCCGTACGGAGTACAGATCGGCGAGGTGCTGCGGACCCGGATGTACGCCGTGGACTATGGCGACATGACGCTCGCGCGCAGCGAGTACGCCATGCTTTCCAACAACGCCGCCCCCTGCTTGACGTGCGCGGCCCAGCCCTGCCGGAACGCCTGCAGCCATGGGCTGCCCATCGCGCGTCTCCTGACCCCGATGCACAGAATGCTCACGAGCTGATTTGGTGCTATAAACTTTGGCAGGCTCGATCCTGACCGTAGGAGAGTGAGACATGGCCCTCAAGCCCGTATCCCTCGATCACGTCAACATCTTCGTGCGCAACGCCGGACGCTCGCACCAGTGGTACACGGACATCCTGGGTCTCCACACCCAGGACATCTTCTATCATCCGGGGACGGAGAAGATGCGCGCCGCCTTCCTCGCGTGCGATCCCGACCACGCGCACGACATCGCCCTCTTCGAGGTGGGTGACGAGGCCGCCTTGCAGCAGAAAGGCCAAGTGGGCCTGAACCATGTCGCCTGGCGGATGGCGAGCCTCGATGACCTCGCGGAGATGTATCAGCGGCTGAAGGACAAGGGCGTCCCCATCCACGTCGCGGATCACACGATCTCCATCGGCGTGTATTTCTCGGACCCCGACGGGAACGGCCTCGAGGTCTACTACGAGCTGCCCCGGAATCAGTG
The sequence above is a segment of the Candidatus Methylomirabilota bacterium genome. Coding sequences within it:
- a CDS encoding aldo/keto reductase, which codes for MSSPSSEDRLGRRELLQRGALAGLGMSLLPLRASAQPAPRGAGKVQRYVTLGRTGMQISDISFGGSRLGAGEGDVVRHALDRGINYFDIADSYRGGDSETTVGEALRGKRDRVYLASKTYTGPSDRRDSMMRSLEQSLRRLRTDYVDVYFNHAVNDLERLKNPEWHEFTVRAKQQGKIRFVGMSGHAGRLIECLDYALDTNGVDVVLVAYNFGQDPAFHQGLTRSFDFIARQPDLPRVLLKAKAKGVGVIAMKTLMGARLNDMRPFEKGGATFAQAAFRWVLSGRNVDALIISMTSGSSIDEYLGASGWQSAASDDLPLLKRYARMNGATHCRHGCQDCLSACPYGVQIGEVLRTRMYAVDYGDMTLARSEYAMLSNNAAPCLTCAAQPCRNACSHGLPIARLLTPMHRMLTS
- a CDS encoding VOC family protein, giving the protein MALKPVSLDHVNIFVRNAGRSHQWYTDILGLHTQDIFYHPGTEKMRAAFLACDPDHAHDIALFEVGDEAALQQKGQVGLNHVAWRMASLDDLAEMYQRLKDKGVPIHVADHTISIGVYFSDPDGNGLEVYYELPRNQWNRERPFSEKGEKGRFPGPWDEALRQSAPAVART